The Bacteroidota bacterium genomic interval TAATTTGTCCGACTAAAAAAGCAGCCAAGGAACCTATAATAATCCAAAGGCCCTGACCAAACACATTGTTATAAGCCAAGCCCATATCCAAAGTACCGTTTTCCAAGGTTTTTATTTTCCAAAAGGCTGCTCCTTCCGTTTTCATGGCTAAGTACACGGCTAAAAAAGCATACGAAATAAGTGCAGCTGCTATATAACTGTACAAGCGTACCGCCTTTTGCCCGAAATACTCATTAATAATATCCGTCATTACAAACACCAAAGGCCATAATATAACCCCTGCTGTTAAGTTAAACGAAAGGCTATAACTACCAATGCCCAAATTAGCCGGGTTAAAACCAAAGGTTTCCTCTAACGAAAATATTTTAACCCCTATAAACTCGGCAATGATAGCATTGGCTATAAAAAAAGAGCCCAATACCAAAAACAAAATGTTACGCTTTGATTCTTTCATACAATTGGGCAATAATAAAATAATTATCAATAGCATTCCGGTTCAAGTCAAATAATTTTAAGTGCATTGTAAAAAAGCCATGACCATTATTTAAACATGCAGCAAAAAGGAAAAGAGGGTAGTCAAAAGGGAACACTTAAAAAAATAAACAATATGAAAAAAACAATTTTAATGATGAAGCCAATGATAGTATTGGCAATGATTCTTGGCTTAACGCTGGGTAGTTGTAAAAAAGGATGGTATGGCGATGAAGATGGATTGGGTGGCAAAGGTAAAGGCGGAAATGGCGGAGGAGGAAATGGCGGGAACACACCAACCAAAGTAATGGGCGTAATGGAAAGATTTGACTGTGGTCATTCTATTTACGATGAAAACTTATGGATTAGAACCGATGATGGGCAGTTATTACAGCCTTGCGAGCAAACATTTATGCCAATCTACCCTGTTACGCTTAAAGAAGGCGACAGAGTAGAACTAGCCTTTAGTAAATATACGGGAGGCACCAAAGGATTTGAACTGACCTGCAAAATAGCTAATTTGGATTTTACCAGAGCTAGCATTGATTTTATTACTGCCGTAGATATTAAAAACCCGAAAGGCGGTGTAATAATTACTCCCGACTATGACCAACTAGAAACAGGGGGTGTACATGTAATGAGCGCCCAAATAGATGGAAGCCAATTAATGCTGGAGGCAGCCTTCAATGGTTGCGATAATAACACCGAAGCATTTGAACTGGTGGGCTCACCTGATTTATACAACGATATACCTACTTTTAGTTTAAAACTGATTAACAGAAAACCGGAAATGTGTCAAGCCTTTTTTACAGAAAAACTATCCTTTGACTTATCGTCACTTAAAACAAATAAGGAAGGTAAAGTAAGAATTAGAATAGAAGGTGTTGATAAAGAAATCATTTTTTAGTTACTAATTAAAACAACAACTATTGATAAAATGCACTAAAATAAGTGTGTAAGCATTTACAATAAAAAACCTTGGAAGAGCCTTCTTTCAAGGTTTTTTATTGTGGTTATTTACCTATCGCTTCATGATGTAAAAAACAGCAAATGGAAATAGCTTGTTGGGGATTGTTTATGATATAAAAAATTTAGGATTGAATTCAGTGAATTTTAAAAGATTAAACAAGATAAACCATGTTGAAAAAAAATTGAAACAATTATTTGTTTAGGAAAATAATTGATCTCACTTTAGATCTAAATCATAATAAATGAATACATCTTTTGAACGGTCAGAACAAACTAAAGTAGAATGGTTAACACCACCCGAATTAGTAAAAAAACTTGGAGAATTTGATTTGGACCCATGCAGTCCCATTAATGCTCCGTTTCTTCATGCAAAAGTTA includes:
- a CDS encoding queuosine precursor transporter yields the protein MKESKRNILFLVLGSFFIANAIIAEFIGVKIFSLEETFGFNPANLGIGSYSLSFNLTAGVILWPLVFVMTDIINEYFGQKAVRLYSYIAAALISYAFLAVYLAMKTEGAAFWKIKTLENGTLDMGLAYNNVFGQGLWIIIGSLAAFLVGQIIDVKVFHAVRKVTGEKKLWLRATISTLVSQLIDSFVVLFIAFYIGKLNTPDQWPLSQVLAIATVNYIYKFTIAWLMIPLLYFVHKAIDAYLGKELAHQMVESAAAE